Sequence from the Kineosporia succinea genome:
GTCACGGTCATCGCCATCGACGCCAGCAGCAGCTCCGCGAACAGGAGAACGAAGAGATCGGGCCGGTAGGGAACCCCGACCAGACCGGCCGCCGCCAGCACCACCGCGCCCTGCACGGCCGCGACCGTGGCGCCGCCCAGGCACTTGCCGACCAGCACCGTGCTGCGGCGCACCGGGGCCACGAGCATCTCGCGCAGGAAACCACTCTGGCGGTCCCAGACGATCGAGGCCCCGACCGAGATCGCCGGTGCCTGCGACGCCATCACCAGCACCCCCGGGAAGAGGAACACCAGGTAGGCCTCACCCGTGGCGCTGTCACCACCGACCGAGGCCAGCAACCGCGACAGCCCGACCCCGAGCACGAGCAGGAACAGGAACGGCTGCAGCAGCGACATCACCGCCCGGGTGCGGTCGCGGGCCAGGTGGATCATCTCGCGGGTCCAGATCATCCGGGCCGCGCGCAGTTCGTGACGCAGGCCCCCGTTCTCCCTTTCGCCGAGCAGGGTCATGGAAATCATGTCCTAACGGATACGCCGGCCGGTGTGGTGCATGAACACGTCGTCCAGGCTGGGCCGGGTCACGGACACCTCGAACACCGGCACGTCGAGCCCGGCGCACAGACGGGGCACGAGGCGGGCGCCGTCCTTCGCCCGGATCCGCAACCCGGCCCGCCGTTCTCCGGCGAGTTCAGCGTCCAGACCGAACTTCTCACGAACGGCCCGGACGGCCGACCCGTCGTCCCCGGTGCGCAGCTGCACGAGATCCGCCCCGATCACGGCCTTCAGCGCGTCCGGAGTGCCCTGGGCCACGATGCGGCCGTCGTCGATGATCGCGATGCGGTCGCACTGCTCGGCCTCGTCGAGGTAGTGCGTGGTGAGAAACAGCGTGGTGCCCTCACTCTCACGCACCCGGCGCAGGTGTTCCCACACGCCGTTACGGGTCTGCGGGTCGAGGCCGACCGTGGGCTCGTCGAGGAACAGCACCCGGGGCCGGTGCAGCAGGCCCCGGGCGATCTCCAGGCGGCGCCGCATGCCGCCCGAGAAGGTGCCGGCCACGTCATGCTCGCGCTCGAGGAGGCCGACCAGCTGAAGCATCTGGGTGATCCGCTGCTTCACCTGGGCGCGGGGCACCGCGTACAGGTCGGCGTGGAATCTCAGGTTCTCCGCCGCCGTCAGCTCACCGTCGAGCGTGCTCTCCTGAAAGACCAGACCCAAGAGCTTACGGACGCGTGTGGGCACCTTCTGCACGTCCAGCCCGGCGATCTCGATGCGGCCCGCGGTGGGGCGCACCAGCGTGGTCAGCATCGAGATCGTGGTGGACTTGCCCGCGCCGTTCGGGCCGAGGAACCCGAAGGTCTCCCCCGGCCCGACGGCGAGGTCGATGCCCCGCACCGCGTGCGTGGTGCCGTAGGACTTGTGCAGGTCCTCGACGAGGATGGCCGGCGCACTCATCAGCGCACCCGGATCTTGTCCTGCCAGTCGTCCGGCACGACGAACCCGAAACTCCAGCGGTGACGGTCGGTCGGGTTGACGATGCAGTGCCAGAACAACCGGTCCGGGTCCTGCTCGGCCTTGAAGAACCGCACGATGCGCGGCTTCTCGTGCAGGGTCACGATCTGGCCGGTCTGCGGGTTCTGGTAGCGGAAGAACGAGGTGTCGTGCTCGTTCTCGAACGGCTCGTCGAGATCGACCACGTACATCCGCCAGCCCGGCTGGGTCTCGTTGGTGTGCCACAGGCGGTAGCTGTGCGGCGGGTACCACATGCTGCCGGAGAACCGGATCTCGGAGTCGAACAGGTTCTCCAGCGCGCCGATCGTGCGGGTCTTGGCGTCGAAGTACTCGTCGTAGCCCGGGTACTCGGTGTGGTCGTCGAGGTTGACCAGGTGGAAGTCGCGGCGCAGGGTGTGCTGGTTGCCCTGTGGGTCGAGGTAGCCCTCCTCCATCATCGTGCGGTGCCACTCCTGGTACTCCGGGCCGGCCGGGGAGCGGTTGGTGGAGGCGGCGTCGTCGGGACGGTAGCTGCGGTCGAACTCGGCCAGGTCGACCGTGGGCGGGCGCACCTTCAGGCGGGGCAGCTCGTCGATGACGGCCTCGAAGCCGGGGATGTCCTCCAGGCTGTACTCGTGGTGGAGGAAGGTGGTGTTCCTCGGCTGCGGCGATGTCGTGACGGGCGCTTCGGGCGCTTGAGCCGCGGGCCGGTAGAACGTCGACGCCTCGCGGAAATCGTTGGCGGTGAAGTCGAACCCGTGCCGGTGGCCCAGGCGCACCACCTCCTCGATACCGGTGACGGCCTTGAGCTGCTGCGCCACCGAGGGGGTTCCGTTCAGAACCTTCAGGAAGGCCTCGGATGCTTGGACGGACATGAGGTTTCTCCTTATCGGTTGTCAGTACCAGGTGAATCGAGCAGGAGCACCGACGGCACCTGACCGGGGCGGGCCAGACGCAGGAAGTGCATCCCGAAACCGGACAGACCGAGCATGAGCCCGGGGAAGAACCCGGCCGTGCCCTCGGAGGTGCCGGCCAGGGCCTCGTCGACGTTGCGCCACTGGCTCTGCACCTGCACGTTGGCCTCGAGCTGGAACGCGGGCTCGTCGTTCAGCAGGGCGAATCGCAGCAGCAGCTCGGCGTTTCCGGAACGGCCGTGGCACAACGTGTCGTTGCGCAGTTGCGGGAAGTTGCGCATGGTCGCGGCCAGGCCCTGATGAGCCTCGCGCAGCAGGGGTTCGTCGTCGCGACCGAGCAGGTCCCAGGCCGAGATACGGCTCAGGCCGATGCCCGCGGCGCCGTTGCACCAGGCGTTCGCGTAGTGGCGGCCGTTCTTCTCCAGCCCGCCGCCGCTGCGCCGCAGGTCGTACCAGTCCTGCTCGTCGCCGTCGTAACGGGTTGCCTCGTAGGCGAACGCCTGCTTGCCGGCCGCGATCCAGCGCTCCTCACCGAGGGTGCGGCCGAGCAGGATCAGGGCCCAGCCCATGCCTCCGGCGCCGTGCGAGAATCCGGTCAGGCTCGCCGAGGCCTCGTCCGGGTCGGTCAGAGGCCAGCTGAGCACGCCGCCGTCACCGGGGATGGCGGCGTCCAGCAGGCGCTCCCCACACCGACGGGCCAGGTCGTGCTGACCGAGGCCCAGCAGCACCGGCACCAGACCGGCGCAGCCGCCGAGGATGTCGAACCGCCGGTCGCGCTCGATCAGCGGCTCCAGACGGTTCCCGAGCTCGAGGGCCGTGCGGGTCAGGTGCTCGTCGTCCCAGAGCCGGCCGAGGTGGTTCAGCGTGTACATCAGCCCACCGATGCCCTGGAACGCGCCGGGCTGATTCAGGTCGGTGGTGCGCAGGGCGTGTTCCAGACCCCGCCGGGCGGCCGCGCGGAACCGTGGATCGGGCCGGGCCGCGTCGAGATGGGCCAGGAAGAAGGCCATTCCGGCCGAGCCGTGATACAGGTCGCCGTCGACGTCGACCTTGCTCAGCCCGTCCGGGCCGGCGATGTCCCACGAGGCCCAGGGAGCACCGTCGGTGCGCATCTGCTCGAGCAGGTGTTCACCGATGCGGGCGGCGTAGTCGGTGCAGGTGTCCACGAACGCCGGGTTGCTGATCTCGGCCGCGGACAGGCTCGCGGTGATGTAACGCCGCTGCTGCTCGCGGTTGTGGTGGTCCAGGCGGGCGATGCGGCGTGCGGCGAACTCGACCGGGCTGACGTCGAGGGGGCTGTCGAGGGGCTCGGCGTGGTCGTGCACCAGGGCGTGGGCGTCGCCGCGGGCGGTGAAGATGGGCACGTCGAGCTGCCACATCGAGGCCAGTTCGCGGTCGGCGAGCACCCCGCCGGTGTCCCAGGTGCGCGGGAACGTGCGCACGGTGCCGAACAGCCAGTCGACCTCGAGCGGGTCGATCAGGCAGCGCGGGTGCCGGGCCTGGGCGATCAGCTGGGTGTAGATCTGGGTGCCCCAGTTGATGAACCGGATCGGTGCGTCCCGGAACAGGTCCCGCACGATGCCCTGGGTGCGCGCGGGCTCGGCGCCGAACCAGTCGTAGACCTGCCCGAAGCCCTCCAGGATGTCGTCGACGTGGTCCTCGGGCCGGACCAGCTCACCGTCGAGGAACACCCGGTTCGCGGCGTCGGGCTCGACCCGGATGCCGGCCTCGTGCGTCACCGCGGTCTCGAAACTCAGCGCCCTGCCGGTGATCCGGGCGACCGGCACGGGCATGTCGTAGGCCTCGCCCCCGGCGTAGCCGCTGATGCGCATCGTGCCCTCGGCGGGCTGGCCGGCGGTGGGCCACTCGAGCAGGGCGGTCTTGAACACCGAGTCCAGCAGGGTGCCCTCGGGACGGTGCTGGCCGGTCGGGAGCACGCCGAGCACGGTCTCGCAGTCGCACACGTGAGCGTGACCGTCGGCGACGATGATGTTCTCGAGGTGCAGGTCTCCCCCGCCGAGCACGTAGAACGCGGCCAGGTGGGCGCCGAGGTCGCGGTAGACCTGGCGCACCTCGTGCTCGTCGCGGGCGTGGTTGCGGCCGCCGGGAACCATTTCCTCGTAGCCGTACCCGGGGCGCAGGATCACGCGGCGCCCGGCCGAGCCGGTGCCGGCCTCCGCGGCCAGGCGGGTGAGCAGCTCCTGCACGGCGGCCTCGGCACTGATGTCGCGGGGCTTGTAGACGATGGACGACGGGCCGCTGTCGGTCAGCAGGTCGACCATGACCACGGTGCGGGCACCGGCGTGGTGGTCGGACTGGCCGGGACGGACCGCCCTCACCTGCCGGATCGGGCCGGTCAGGGTGGCCAGGACCGGGCGGTCGGCGTCGAGGCGGGTCAGCAGGTCGCGGCCGTTGCGCGCGGCCAGGTGGGTGGCGCGGGCCAGCCAGCGCCCGAGCACCGGGTAGCGCAGGTAGAACTCGTGGTAGGCCTCCTCGTCGCGGAAGGTGTCGCGCAGGAAGTCCAGGTAGTCGGGCGGGTTCTCGCCGTGCCGGCTGAGACAGACCTTGGCCTCGGTCTCCATCGCCCAGGCCAGGGGCAGCTCGAACCGGTCGAGCAGGGTGTCGCGCAGGGTCTCGACCACCTCGTCGGCGAAGTCCAGCGTGGTGCCGGTGACGGCGTCGCGGAGCTCTCGCTCGAGCAGGTCGAGGAACGGGGCGGCCACGATCGCCAGGCGCTGGTAGCGCGGGCGGGCCGGGGGCCGGTAGCCGCTGAGCGCGGCCCGGTAGGTGGGCAACCAGCTCTGGTGCACCTCCTCGAGGTGGGCGACCGGCGCGTCCGCCGTTCGGGCCTCAAAACGACGGTAGAGATCGAGCACCCGGGTGATGCCCTCGCTGTCACGACGGGGCGGGTGGTTACGGTGCAGGGCCTCCTGGGCGAACTTGGCCGCGATGCGGGTGGACGTGCGCTCGGTCCACCAGGACTCGAAAGCATCCGGCCCGGGCGCACTTTCGAGCATTCCGAGACAGCCGTCACGTTCCAGGCGCTCGATCACGGCGGTGCGCTCGGCGAGATTGGCGGCACGGGCCGCGAGACGCAGGCCCCGGTCAGTTCCTGATGTACTGCGGACCGCGGTGGCCGTCATGGTTCTTCCTCTCCTGTCGAGACGTCCGGGACCGGTGGGCCGGCCGGATGACGACCGGCCCACCGGACAACTGGCGGAGTTGCCTGACTGCCCGAGGTGTTACTTGGTCGTACCGTCACAGATGGCGGTGATCGGGCCCCAGCTGCAGCTGGTCTGGCAGGCGTAGATCTCCAGGGAGGAAACCCCCTCGGTGAAGAAGTCGAGCGACTTCTGGTCCGGGGCCTCGACCTCGGCGGGCAGAGCGCCCGCGGTGGCACCGAACCTCACCGGGTCGGCCTCGATGAGGGCGCGGAACTCGCTGTCGACAGCGGCCTGCTGGAGAAGCGTCGTGTTCATGTGTGCCTCCTCGATCGCGAAACGGGTCGTACCACTAACCGCAGGTGCGGCTAGACCTTTTCGGCCGCCAGCCGGAATCCGGACGCGCGCTCGACGGCGCGCAACTCGTCCATGGCGGCGGCCATGCTCTCGCTGGTGCCCTGGAACCGCAGGAGGTGACGCTCGGCCAGGCCGGCGTGGCCGCCCAGCCAGATCTCCTCGAGCCAGCCCTTCATGGTGTGCGGGTGGGTGTCGGGCACCGGGTTCACCCGTGGGGTCACGGTCTCGGCCGGGACGTCGAGGGCCAGGCGCAGGGCGCGGGCCATCTCGCCGTCGGAGGGCAGCATGGACGCGAGAACCAGCAGTTCCTGGACCTCGCGGATGGTGTCGACGCCGGGATAGATCGTCGGGACCTTCGCGCTCTTCATCATGCTCTCCTTCCGGGCCGTTCCCTTCCTGCTGACGTGAATGAACCTACGCAGGGCGGCTTTCAGGACGCTTTCACTGTTCTTTCACTGGCGTGCACCCGGTGGGGTAGTCTCGGGCACAGCATCGCGCGCCGGTGGCAGTCCGTGTCAGGCGTGGAGGTGCCGGAGCCAGAAGGAGGTCGACGTCGATGGCGTCACTCCCTTCGCCCTCCCTCCGTGTCTGAGGGCGGCGAGAAGACCAGGCTGGTGGCCTGGGGTCAGGAACTACGCCGGGTGCACGCCCGGCTGCGTGAGGCTCTGAGCGTCACGCTGTCCACCTCGGATCCCCGTGACCTGCTGCTGTTCTGTCACGGGTTCTGCTCGGCGCTCGACGGGCATCATCGCGGCGAGGACCGCACCCTGTTCCCGGCGATCGCGGCGGCGCACCCCGAACTGCAAGACACCCTGCGCAATCTCGAGCAGGACCACTCGATGATCGCGCACCTGCTGTCCGGCCTGCAGAGCGCGGTCGACCGTTCGGCCTCACCGGAACAGCTGCGGCGGCACCTGCGGAGCGTGGCCCCGATCATGGAGAACCACTTCCGCTACGAGGAGCGGGCTCTGCTCACCGTGCTGGAGGGCCTGACGCTGGACGCGTCCGGGACGCAGGTCCTGGGTCCCCTGTGACCGACGGCCCGGTCCTAGGATGGCGTCCATGCAGGAGAACCTCTGGCTGCGCCGGATCGAGGACAACCCCGGTCACTCGCAGTGGTACATCGACCGGTTCCGCGCGATGGCGGCCCAGGGGGCCGACCTGAACGGCGAGGCGCGCATGGTGGACGCGATGGTCCCCCGGGGGTCGCGGATCCTGGACGCGGGGTGTGGTCCGGGACGTCTGGGTGGGCATCTCGCCTCGCTCGGCCACGAGGTCACCGGGGTCGACATCGACCCCGCGCTCATCGCGGCGGCCGAGCAGGACTTCCCGGGCCCGGCCTGGCGGGTGGGTGACCTGTCGCAGCTCTCGCTGCCGGGTGCGGGCTTCGACGTGATCGTCTGCGCCGGCAATGTGATGACGTTCTGCGCGCCCTCCACGCGGGGCGAGATCCTGCGCCGTTTCCGGCAGCACCTGGCACCGGGAGGCCGGGCCGTGGTCGGTTTCGGCGCCGGGCGCGGTTACGAGTTCGACGACTTCCTCGGTGACGCGAACCGGGCCGACCTGGTGGCCGACCTGCTGCTGAGCACCTGGGACCTGCGGCCTTTCACGCCCGACGCGGACTTCGTCGTGGCGGTGCTGAGCGCAGCCTGAGACTCGGGCCGGGCGCAGCACCGCGTCGTCGCAGGGCTCAGTCGCTCTTGAACACCTCGTTGCAGAGGTACTTCGTGCCGGTGTCGGGGCCGGTCCAGATCCAGGTGACGACCTTGGCGACGTTGTTGTGGTTGACCGCGTTCTCGTAGACCAGCGGCGACGAGCTCTTCTTGGTGAGCGACAGGTTCGGGCCGCTCGAGCCGTCCCGGTAGATGATCCAGATCTTCGACTCGGAGACCCGGATGGCCTTCTCGGCCTCCACCGTGAAACCGGTCTGCGAGCGGCCGTTCTGGTCGGAGTAGGTGGCCTCGACCCACAGGCTGTTGTTGGGGTTCTCGTTGCAGCTGGTGCCCTTGACGTAGGTGTAGGCCGCCTCAGCCGGAGCGGCGAAGGCGAGCACCGCGGTCGACGCGGCGAGCGCACCCACGGCCAACGATCTGAATCGCACGTGATACCCCTTTGAACCTGGTCCGGCTTGTCCGTTTCGTGACCGTAACGCTAGGTACCGGTGCCGTCACGGTCAATGTGGGCGATGTCTCACCCGTTCGTCCGGAGTCCGGCCGAAGTCCGTTGCCCGGAGGGGCTTCTCGGTTCAGCGGCGGGGATCGACGTGGATCTTCGGGCCGGCGGTCGCGTCGGCGGGGCGGCGGCCCGCCAGGATCCCGGCGACGCCGTCGAGACCGACCGTGGCCGCGACCAGGGGGCGGGCGTCGAGGGTGCCGTCGGCCATCAGGCCGGCGGCCCCGGCCAGGGCGCCGGAGCCGGACAGGACGCCCACGGCGGAGACGTCTTTCAGCACCAGGGCGCGGGTGTCGAGCAGGCTCGGGGTCGTGGACAGGCCGATGAACACCAGGCGGCCGCCCGGGACGACCAGGTCGGCGGCGGCCGCGGGCACGGTGTGGTCGTTGGACGCGTCGATCACGGCGTCGAAGGGGCCGGCACCCAGGTCGGGTCCGGTCCAGACGTGCTGGAAACCGAGGTCCACGGCGAACTTCAGGGATTCGGGGGTGCGGCCGAGCAGACTGACGGTGGCCCCGGCGGCCCGCGCGATCATCGCCGACAGCAGGCCGATCGCACCCGGGCCGACGACGAGCAGCCGGGTGCCGGGCCCGGCCGCCGCGGCCCGGACCGCCCGCAGAGCGTTCGCCGAGGGCTCGATCAGGGCGCCGGCCACCTCGTCCACCGTTGGAGGCAGTTCGACCAGGGCGGACGCGGGCACGGGGAGTTTCTCGGCGAGCGCACCGGGCCAGCCGCGGCGGATGCCGATCTCGTGGCGGTCGGCGCACAGGTGCTGGCGGCCGGTCGAGCACAGGGGGCAGGTGCCGCATCCGAGCATGGTGTCGCCGGAGACCCGTTTGCCGAGCCAGGTTTCGTCGACACCGGGGCCTGTCTGGCTGACGCGGCCGCACCATTCGTGGCCGATGCGGATGGGGAAGGACGCGTGGCCGGTGGCGAGGTAGGACATGTGGCCGGAGAAGAACTCGGCGTCGGTGCCGCAGACACCGGCGCGCTCGACGTCGACGACGACCTGGCCGGGGGCGGCGACCGGGTCGGGGACCTCCTGGACCTCGGCCTGGCCGGGAGCGGTGATGACGAACGCTTTCACAGTCGTACCAGGACCTTTCCGGGGGTGCCGTCGCCCCGGGCGAGGTCGGCGAAGGCCTGCGGGGCCTCGTCGAGCGCGACGATGCGGCTGATCAGGGCGGCCGAGACGGCCGGGTCGGAGGCGACCAGGTCGACGGCGGCACGGAAGTCGTCGTCGGAGTAGGTGAAGCTGCCGACGAGGGAGCGCTCCATGGTGCTGATGGCGTAGGCGTCGATCTGGACGGCCGGTTTCCCCATGCCGACGAGGCTGACGGTGCCGCCGACGCGGGTGGAGGTGAGGGCGTCGGCGAGGCTGGCGTCGATGCCGACGGCGTCCACGGCGATGTCGGCGAGGCGCCCGAAGCGGGCCTCGACGCGTTCGGCGAGGGGGCCGGTGGCGGGGTCGATGGCGACGGCACCGAGGTGCTCGGTGAGTTCGCGGCGGGCCGGGTCGATCTCGCTCACCAGGACATGCTGCACCCCGGCGCGGCGCAGGGCGAGCACCACGGACTGGCCGATCGGGCCGCCGCCGACGACCAGGGCGGTGCTCGCCCCCTCGGCGCCGGCGCGGCCGACGGCGTGAACGGCGACGGCGAGCGGTTCGACGAGGGCGCCGTGCTCGACGGGCAGGCCCTCCGGCAGGGGCACGAGGTTGGCGGCGGGCACGAGCATCCGCTCGGCGAAGGCGGCGTCGATGTCGGGGCGGACGCCGAGGACGTACTTGCCGGGGTCGTGGTGCTCGCCCCGGATCCAGCCGGGGGTGCCGGGGCGCACGACGGGGTTGAGCGTGACGAGTTGCCCGGGGCGGACGCCCTCGGTGCCGGGGCCGGTGGCGCGGACGTGGCCGACGGTTTCGTGGCCCATCACCTGGCCGGGCTGCCGGCGGCCGTTGGCTCCGGTGTATCCGTGCAGGTCGGAGCCGCAGATGCCGGTGTAGGCGAGGTCGAGCACGACCTCGCCGGGCCCGGGCTGCGGGTCGGGACGCTCGGTGACGCTCAGGTGGTGGAAGTCCTCGAGAACCAGGGCGCGCATGACACTCCTCGGGCCGGGGTGAATACCCTTATACGTCACCATTCGATTCAAGTTCCAGGGGTTGGTCGTGCGCGGGGCGAGCTGGCAGCGGCTGACCTATGAGATCGGGCTGGCGCTGTTCTGCGGTCTGGGCACCGCGGTGGTGCATCTGGAGCTGACCTACGACCCGCCGCAGGACTCGATGGCCTCGGCGATCGGGTTCGCGGTGCTGGGGTTCTTCGCCTCGGTGGCGCTCGTGCCGTTGCGGTTGGTGCGGCCGCTGAGCGCGCTGATGATCTGTGGCCTGCTGTCGGTCGCGATGGGCGGGTTCAGTCTCACGCTGGTGCCGTTGAGCGCGTCGGTGGGCTACCGGGCGTGGCGGTCGGTGCCGATCGTGCTGGCCTATCTGACGGTGCTGGTCGGGTGCGTCGGCGGGATCTACCGGGTGACGGGTTTCCCGCTGCTGACGTCGTTCCTGCTGGGCCTGATGGAGTTCAGCGCGTTCGTGCTGCTGCCGGGGGCGGTCGCGGCGATGGTCGCGCAGCGGCGTCTGCTGGTGATGACCATGCACCAGCGCAACCTGGAGCTGCACGCCGAGCGCAGGCTGGCGGTGGGTCAGGCGCAGACCCGCGAGCGCAACCGGATCGCGGCCGAGCTGCACGACTCGCTGGGGCACCGGCTGACGCTGATCTCGCTGTACGCGGGTGGTCTGGCGCAGGCTCCGGCGGTGGCCGGGGACGCGCCCGCCCCGGAGCGGCAGCAGGCGCTGGGGCTGTTGCGGGACACCTCGGCGCAGGCGATGGGTGAGCTGCGGCAGATCCTGCGGATCCTGCACCAGGACGGTGCGGACCCCGAGGGCGGACGTTCGCTGGCGCAGGTGGAGGACACGGTCGCCTCGGCGCGGGGCACGGGGACGCGGGTGGATCTGGTGCGGGTCGGCGAGGCCCGTCCGCTGCCGTTGCTGGCCGAGCACGCGGCGTATCGGGTCGTGCAGGAAGGGATCACGAACGCGCTCAAGCACGCCGGGGGTGCGCCGATCCGGGTGGAGGTCCGGTACGAGGACGACGCGTTGTTCGTCGAGGTGCGCAACGGGCCGGGCCGTGCCTACGAGGGGCAGAGCACGGGTCAGGGCCTGGCGGGGCTGGCCGAGCGGGTGCGTCTGGCCGGTGGGGTGCTGTCGTCGGGGCCGCTGATCTCCGAACCTTCCGCCGGGGGCGGCTTCCGGGTGGGCGCGGTGCTGCCGTACGAGGGTGAGGTGCCCGAGGCGGCGCCCGAGCCGGAGGGCGACTTCCCGGGTGAGCTGCGACGCAGCACCCGCCGTCAGCAGATCGGGGCGGTGGCGGTGGTGACGTCGATCGTGCTGAGCCTGGGCTCGTGCGTGGGGTCGATCGTGGTCCCGATCCCGCCGGACACGGTGTCGCAGAACGAGTTCGACCGGTTCGCGGTCGGCGCGCCCGAGTCCGACGTGCGGGACATGACGCCGCGCTCGTCGTGGTGGACGGAGGACGACGTGGGCGACGGGAAGGTCTGCGAGTACTACATGGCGAGCCCGTCGGTGGAGCCCCGCAGCGCCGAGGCGGTCGAGGTGCACTTCGTGTTCTGTTTCCGCGACGGGGTTCTCGTCGAGAAGCGTGCCGACGACATCACCGAGTAGGCGGTTGCCGGCGGGTGACCTCGTGGTCACCCTCGCGGTCGCGGAACTGCCGGGGTGAGTGACCGGTCACCCGGCGGAAGGCCGTGCTGAACGAGCTCTCGGACTCGTAACCGATGAGCGCGGCGAGTTCGCCGATGGTGTGGGTACCGTGCCGGAGGGCGTCGCGGGCCAGGAG
This genomic interval carries:
- a CDS encoding class I SAM-dependent methyltransferase; this translates as MQENLWLRRIEDNPGHSQWYIDRFRAMAAQGADLNGEARMVDAMVPRGSRILDAGCGPGRLGGHLASLGHEVTGVDIDPALIAAAEQDFPGPAWRVGDLSQLSLPGAGFDVIVCAGNVMTFCAPSTRGEILRRFRQHLAPGGRAVVGFGAGRGYEFDDFLGDANRADLVADLLLSTWDLRPFTPDADFVVAVLSAA
- a CDS encoding zinc-dependent alcohol dehydrogenase, giving the protein MRALVLEDFHHLSVTERPDPQPGPGEVVLDLAYTGICGSDLHGYTGANGRRQPGQVMGHETVGHVRATGPGTEGVRPGQLVTLNPVVRPGTPGWIRGEHHDPGKYVLGVRPDIDAAFAERMLVPAANLVPLPEGLPVEHGALVEPLAVAVHAVGRAGAEGASTALVVGGGPIGQSVVLALRRAGVQHVLVSEIDPARRELTEHLGAVAIDPATGPLAERVEARFGRLADIAVDAVGIDASLADALTSTRVGGTVSLVGMGKPAVQIDAYAISTMERSLVGSFTYSDDDFRAAVDLVASDPAVSAALISRIVALDEAPQAFADLARGDGTPGKVLVRL
- a CDS encoding type 2 lanthipeptide synthetase LanM family protein, producing the protein MTATAVRSTSGTDRGLRLAARAANLAERTAVIERLERDGCLGMLESAPGPDAFESWWTERTSTRIAAKFAQEALHRNHPPRRDSEGITRVLDLYRRFEARTADAPVAHLEEVHQSWLPTYRAALSGYRPPARPRYQRLAIVAAPFLDLLERELRDAVTGTTLDFADEVVETLRDTLLDRFELPLAWAMETEAKVCLSRHGENPPDYLDFLRDTFRDEEAYHEFYLRYPVLGRWLARATHLAARNGRDLLTRLDADRPVLATLTGPIRQVRAVRPGQSDHHAGARTVVMVDLLTDSGPSSIVYKPRDISAEAAVQELLTRLAAEAGTGSAGRRVILRPGYGYEEMVPGGRNHARDEHEVRQVYRDLGAHLAAFYVLGGGDLHLENIIVADGHAHVCDCETVLGVLPTGQHRPEGTLLDSVFKTALLEWPTAGQPAEGTMRISGYAGGEAYDMPVPVARITGRALSFETAVTHEAGIRVEPDAANRVFLDGELVRPEDHVDDILEGFGQVYDWFGAEPARTQGIVRDLFRDAPIRFINWGTQIYTQLIAQARHPRCLIDPLEVDWLFGTVRTFPRTWDTGGVLADRELASMWQLDVPIFTARGDAHALVHDHAEPLDSPLDVSPVEFAARRIARLDHHNREQQRRYITASLSAAEISNPAFVDTCTDYAARIGEHLLEQMRTDGAPWASWDIAGPDGLSKVDVDGDLYHGSAGMAFFLAHLDAARPDPRFRAAARRGLEHALRTTDLNQPGAFQGIGGLMYTLNHLGRLWDDEHLTRTALELGNRLEPLIERDRRFDILGGCAGLVPVLLGLGQHDLARRCGERLLDAAIPGDGGVLSWPLTDPDEASASLTGFSHGAGGMGWALILLGRTLGEERWIAAGKQAFAYEATRYDGDEQDWYDLRRSGGGLEKNGRHYANAWCNGAAGIGLSRISAWDLLGRDDEPLLREAHQGLAATMRNFPQLRNDTLCHGRSGNAELLLRFALLNDEPAFQLEANVQVQSQWRNVDEALAGTSEGTAGFFPGLMLGLSGFGMHFLRLARPGQVPSVLLLDSPGTDNR
- a CDS encoding ABC transporter ATP-binding protein; translation: MSAPAILVEDLHKSYGTTHAVRGIDLAVGPGETFGFLGPNGAGKSTTISMLTTLVRPTAGRIEIAGLDVQKVPTRVRKLLGLVFQESTLDGELTAAENLRFHADLYAVPRAQVKQRITQMLQLVGLLEREHDVAGTFSGGMRRRLEIARGLLHRPRVLFLDEPTVGLDPQTRNGVWEHLRRVRESEGTTLFLTTHYLDEAEQCDRIAIIDDGRIVAQGTPDALKAVIGADLVQLRTGDDGSAVRAVREKFGLDAELAGERRAGLRIRAKDGARLVPRLCAGLDVPVFEVSVTRPSLDDVFMHHTGRRIR
- a CDS encoding cinnamycin family lantibiotic — its product is MNTTLLQQAAVDSEFRALIEADPVRFGATAGALPAEVEAPDQKSLDFFTEGVSSLEIYACQTSCSWGPITAICDGTTK
- a CDS encoding ABC transporter permease; the encoded protein is MISMTLLGERENGGLRHELRAARMIWTREMIHLARDRTRAVMSLLQPFLFLLVLGVGLSRLLASVGGDSATGEAYLVFLFPGVLVMASQAPAISVGASIVWDRQSGFLREMLVAPVRRSTVLVGKCLGGATVAAVQGAVVLAAAGLVGVPYRPDLFVLLFAELLLASMAMTVTGAVVAVTIRRLTTFNTVLGVIVTPLLFLSGAMFPLAAMPAWMAALALVNPLTYVIDAMRRTVGVFVDDAGLAEPVSWAGWVPPVPLELGLVAGFVVVVLAVAAHRFSRTE
- a CDS encoding DurN family substrate-assisted peptide maturase, which codes for MKSAKVPTIYPGVDTIREVQELLVLASMLPSDGEMARALRLALDVPAETVTPRVNPVPDTHPHTMKGWLEEIWLGGHAGLAERHLLRFQGTSESMAAAMDELRAVERASGFRLAAEKV
- a CDS encoding Nif11-like leader peptide family natural product precursor, whose amino-acid sequence is MSVQASEAFLKVLNGTPSVAQQLKAVTGIEEVVRLGHRHGFDFTANDFREASTFYRPAAQAPEAPVTTSPQPRNTTFLHHEYSLEDIPGFEAVIDELPRLKVRPPTVDLAEFDRSYRPDDAASTNRSPAGPEYQEWHRTMMEEGYLDPQGNQHTLRRDFHLVNLDDHTEYPGYDEYFDAKTRTIGALENLFDSEIRFSGSMWYPPHSYRLWHTNETQPGWRMYVVDLDEPFENEHDTSFFRYQNPQTGQIVTLHEKPRIVRFFKAEQDPDRLFWHCIVNPTDRHRWSFGFVVPDDWQDKIRVR
- a CDS encoding hemerythrin domain-containing protein, which gives rise to MSEGGEKTRLVAWGQELRRVHARLREALSVTLSTSDPRDLLLFCHGFCSALDGHHRGEDRTLFPAIAAAHPELQDTLRNLEQDHSMIAHLLSGLQSAVDRSASPEQLRRHLRSVAPIMENHFRYEERALLTVLEGLTLDASGTQVLGPL
- a CDS encoding zinc-dependent alcohol dehydrogenase, which encodes MKAFVITAPGQAEVQEVPDPVAAPGQVVVDVERAGVCGTDAEFFSGHMSYLATGHASFPIRIGHEWCGRVSQTGPGVDETWLGKRVSGDTMLGCGTCPLCSTGRQHLCADRHEIGIRRGWPGALAEKLPVPASALVELPPTVDEVAGALIEPSANALRAVRAAAAGPGTRLLVVGPGAIGLLSAMIARAAGATVSLLGRTPESLKFAVDLGFQHVWTGPDLGAGPFDAVIDASNDHTVPAAAADLVVPGGRLVFIGLSTTPSLLDTRALVLKDVSAVGVLSGSGALAGAAGLMADGTLDARPLVAATVGLDGVAGILAGRRPADATAGPKIHVDPRR